Proteins co-encoded in one Streptomyces sp. SLBN-31 genomic window:
- a CDS encoding Tat pathway signal sequence domain protein, translating to MSPIPRRSLLKAAAVAGAAAQFSWALGAKDAQAAPRAETADADPVTLDWLEDGGLGAAPGSTVGVPWPKGAYEADQTFALTDADGKAVPVQTWPLAYWPDGSLKWTAHAVSSGSGKLTLAAGDAAAPDKKVTVDRSGGTVDVSTGVITVKIGKDGSTLVKSVRRGSTEIARNGRLVLIRQPEIEDEDQGTVRTERFDGAIGEVTVEQDGPVRAVVRIDGKHRKGSRSWLPFSIRLYFYAGADSFRMVHTITYDGTQEPGKASGDFIRGLGVRFSVPMRDAAYDRHIRIGGEGKGLLREAVKGITGLRRDPGAAVQAAQYAGRKLPDPATWDQRVTTRLQYIPEWGDYTLAQLSADGFTLRKRTKKGYGWIGAGGGKRASGFGYVGGASGGFSFGLRDFWEKHPAQLDIRDAHTDEAEVTLWLWSPEAQPMDLRFYHDGMGQDTYAKQLEGLNITYEDYEPEFGTPYGIARTSELLFWANESTPSADALAQQVEVVRTLPQLVAPPRQLIKAKVFGPGLYSEPDRSTPAKAKIEDHLDFLFTYYKDQVEQRRWYGFWDYGDIMHTYDTVRHVWRYDIGGYAWDNSELSPDLWLWYAYLRSGRADIFRFAEAMTRHTGEVDVYHLGKWAGLGTRHGVQHYADSAKQQRIANTTYRRFYYFLTADERVGDLMHANVDSDETFLVLDPQRKVRTDPYTPDRHALSIGFGTDWSGLVSAWLTEWERKGPKWEKAKARVLSTMEGIAAQPNGFVQGSGLYDLDTGRFAVASTPVVSVSHLSAVFGLNELCAELIDLIDMPKFNDAYFDYCRYFNATKAEQKARYGSDFGTLLLFQGHSRLDAYAAVQTGDAALAKRAWTKFYGSDGYTESSPWKTEAVSGPMALVAGSEASWVSSNDTALYGLAAIENLALLGDKMP from the coding sequence ATGTCTCCCATCCCCCGCAGGTCCCTCCTCAAGGCGGCCGCCGTCGCCGGAGCCGCCGCACAGTTCAGCTGGGCGCTGGGCGCCAAGGACGCGCAGGCCGCGCCCAGAGCCGAGACCGCCGACGCCGATCCGGTGACCCTGGACTGGCTGGAGGACGGCGGCCTCGGCGCCGCGCCGGGCTCCACGGTCGGTGTCCCCTGGCCGAAGGGCGCGTACGAGGCCGACCAGACCTTCGCGCTCACGGACGCCGACGGCAAGGCAGTCCCCGTACAGACCTGGCCGCTCGCGTACTGGCCCGACGGGTCCCTCAAGTGGACCGCGCACGCCGTCAGTTCGGGTTCCGGCAAGCTCACCCTCGCCGCCGGTGACGCGGCCGCGCCCGACAAGAAGGTCACCGTCGACAGGAGCGGCGGCACGGTCGACGTCTCCACCGGCGTCATCACCGTGAAGATCGGCAAGGACGGCTCCACCCTCGTCAAGTCGGTCCGGCGCGGCTCCACCGAGATCGCCAGGAACGGCCGGCTCGTGCTCATCCGCCAGCCGGAGATCGAGGACGAGGACCAGGGCACCGTCAGGACCGAGCGCTTCGACGGCGCCATCGGAGAGGTGACGGTGGAGCAGGACGGGCCGGTCCGCGCCGTCGTCCGAATCGACGGCAAGCACCGCAAGGGCAGCCGGAGTTGGCTGCCGTTCTCCATCCGTCTGTACTTCTACGCCGGTGCCGACTCCTTCCGCATGGTCCACACCATCACCTACGACGGAACGCAGGAGCCCGGCAAGGCGAGCGGTGACTTCATCCGCGGGCTGGGCGTCCGCTTCTCCGTACCCATGCGGGACGCCGCCTACGACCGGCACATCCGCATCGGAGGCGAGGGCAAGGGCCTGCTGCGGGAGGCCGTCAAGGGCATCACCGGCCTGCGCCGCGACCCCGGTGCCGCCGTCCAGGCCGCCCAGTACGCGGGGCGGAAACTGCCCGACCCCGCCACCTGGGACCAGCGGGTCACCACCAGGCTGCAGTACATCCCGGAGTGGGGCGACTACACCCTCGCCCAGCTCTCCGCCGACGGGTTCACGCTGCGCAAGCGCACCAAGAAGGGGTACGGCTGGATCGGCGCCGGCGGCGGCAAGCGGGCCTCCGGCTTCGGGTACGTCGGCGGCGCGAGCGGCGGATTCTCCTTCGGTCTGAGGGACTTCTGGGAGAAGCACCCCGCCCAGCTCGACATCCGCGACGCCCACACCGACGAGGCCGAGGTCACTCTTTGGCTGTGGTCGCCAGAGGCGCAACCCATGGACCTGCGCTTCTACCACGACGGCATGGGCCAGGACACCTACGCCAAGCAACTCGAAGGCCTCAACATCACCTACGAGGACTACGAGCCCGAGTTCGGCACCCCCTACGGCATCGCCCGCACCTCGGAACTGCTCTTCTGGGCCAACGAGTCGACACCCTCCGCGGACGCCCTCGCCCAACAGGTCGAGGTCGTACGGACGTTGCCCCAGCTCGTCGCCCCGCCCAGGCAGCTCATCAAGGCCAAGGTCTTCGGCCCCGGCCTGTACTCCGAGCCGGACCGCTCCACCCCGGCCAAGGCGAAGATCGAGGACCACCTCGACTTCCTCTTCACCTACTACAAGGACCAGGTGGAGCAACGCCGTTGGTACGGGTTCTGGGACTACGGCGACATCATGCACACGTACGACACCGTGCGGCACGTGTGGCGCTACGACATCGGCGGCTACGCCTGGGACAACTCCGAGCTGTCGCCCGACCTGTGGCTCTGGTACGCGTATCTGAGGAGCGGCCGGGCGGACATCTTCCGCTTCGCCGAGGCCATGACCCGGCACACCGGCGAAGTCGACGTCTATCACCTCGGCAAGTGGGCGGGCCTGGGCACCCGGCACGGCGTCCAGCACTACGCCGACAGCGCCAAGCAGCAGCGCATCGCCAACACCACGTACCGGCGCTTCTACTACTTCCTCACCGCCGACGAGCGGGTCGGCGACCTCATGCACGCCAACGTCGACTCCGACGAGACCTTCCTCGTCCTCGACCCGCAGCGCAAGGTGCGCACCGATCCCTACACGCCCGACCGGCACGCCCTGTCCATCGGCTTCGGCACGGACTGGAGCGGGCTGGTGTCCGCCTGGCTGACCGAGTGGGAGCGCAAGGGACCCAAGTGGGAGAAGGCCAAGGCGCGCGTGCTGTCGACGATGGAGGGCATCGCCGCCCAGCCCAATGGATTCGTCCAGGGCAGCGGACTGTACGACCTCGACACCGGCAGATTCGCGGTCGCCTCGACGCCGGTGGTGTCGGTGTCCCACCTGTCCGCGGTCTTCGGCCTCAACGAGCTGTGCGCCGAGCTGATCGATCTGATCGACATGCCGAAGTTCAACGACGCCTACTTCGACTACTGCCGGTACTTCAACGCCACCAAGGCCGAGCAGAAGGCCCGTTACGGCTCCGACTTCGGCACGCTCCTGCTCTTCCAGGGGCATTCGCGGCTGGACGCGTACGCCGCCGTGCAGACGGGGGACGCCGCGCTGGCGAAGCGGGCGTGGACGAAGTTCTACGGCTCCGACGGGTACACGGAGTCCTCGCCGTGGAAGACGGAGGCGGTGAGCGGGCCGATGGCACTGGTCGCGGGCAGCGAGGCGAGTTGGGTGTCGTCGAACGACACGGCGTTGTACGGGCTCGCCGCGATCGAGAATCTGGCGTTGCTGGGGGACAAGATGCCGTAG
- a CDS encoding carbohydrate ABC transporter permease encodes MSATTTEPAVTKPPALGHRRTGSLAWHIGALLILAVILYPVLWVIGASFKPSKDIINSLQLFPSHPVLGNFKGLADGIADISIWTFFQNSLFYAGGAVVGILISCSLTAYAFAKIRFAGRNLLFSLMIGTLLLPYHVLLIPQYVMFQKLELINTYVPLLLGKYLATEAFFVFLMVQFMRNLPRELDEAARIDGCGHLRIYWSIVMPLCRPALITSAIFTFINAWNDFMGPLIYLNEPGKYTVSLGMMMFRDSDGVAANYGGLIAMSLVALLPVLLFFLAFQRYLIDGMATSGLKG; translated from the coding sequence ATGAGCGCGACCACGACCGAGCCCGCCGTCACGAAACCGCCGGCCCTGGGCCACAGGCGGACCGGCTCCCTGGCCTGGCACATCGGGGCGCTGCTGATCCTCGCGGTCATCCTGTACCCCGTGCTGTGGGTCATCGGCGCCTCGTTCAAGCCGAGCAAGGACATCATCAACAGCCTGCAGCTGTTCCCGTCCCACCCGGTCCTCGGCAACTTCAAGGGCCTGGCCGACGGCATAGCCGACATCTCCATCTGGACCTTCTTCCAGAACTCCCTGTTCTACGCGGGCGGGGCCGTCGTCGGCATCCTCATCTCCTGCTCGCTCACCGCGTACGCCTTCGCCAAGATCAGGTTCGCCGGACGGAACCTGCTGTTCTCCCTGATGATCGGCACGCTCCTGCTGCCGTACCACGTGCTGCTCATCCCGCAGTACGTGATGTTCCAGAAGCTGGAGCTCATCAACACGTATGTGCCGCTGCTGCTGGGCAAGTACCTGGCCACCGAGGCCTTCTTCGTCTTCCTGATGGTGCAGTTCATGCGCAACCTGCCGAGGGAACTGGACGAGGCGGCGCGGATCGACGGCTGCGGGCACCTGCGCATCTACTGGTCGATCGTCATGCCGCTGTGCCGGCCCGCGCTGATCACCAGCGCCATCTTCACCTTCATCAACGCCTGGAACGACTTCATGGGCCCGCTGATCTACCTCAACGAGCCCGGCAAGTACACCGTCTCCCTCGGCATGATGATGTTCCGCGACTCCGACGGCGTCGCCGCCAACTACGGCGGCCTCATCGCGATGTCGCTGGTGGCGCTCCTGCCCGTGCTGCTCTTCTTCCTCGCCTTCCAGCGCTATCTGATCGACGGAATGGCGACCTCCGGACTGAAGGGCTGA
- a CDS encoding carbohydrate ABC transporter permease, with product MTLVKDSPPTARKVRSVAPAAEKRRGRRENLAGYLFMSPWIAGFLLLTAGPMVASLYFAFTDYNLFNTPKWVGLDNFTKMFDDPRWQKSVEVTAKYVIIGTPLKLLLALGVALLLAQSRRGQAFYRAAFYAPSLIGASVSVAFVWRSIFSDNAIVDRALSIVGIHAGGWVGNPDWILYCLVALTVWQFGAPMVIFLAGLKQVPRELYEAAELDGAGALRKFWSITLPMISPVLFFNVLLETIHSFQIFGSAYVVSNTYCGPADATLVYTCYLYQQGFKNAQMGFASAMAWMLLLAVALVTAVLFWSQKKWVHYEEDAR from the coding sequence GTGACGCTCGTCAAGGACTCACCGCCCACCGCCCGCAAGGTCCGCTCCGTCGCCCCCGCCGCCGAGAAGCGGCGGGGCCGCCGGGAGAACCTGGCCGGCTATCTGTTCATGTCCCCGTGGATCGCGGGCTTCCTGCTCCTGACCGCGGGCCCCATGGTGGCCTCGCTGTACTTCGCGTTCACCGACTACAACCTCTTCAACACCCCGAAGTGGGTGGGGCTCGACAACTTCACCAAGATGTTCGACGACCCGCGGTGGCAGAAGTCGGTCGAGGTGACCGCCAAGTACGTCATCATCGGCACTCCGCTCAAGCTGCTGCTCGCGCTCGGGGTCGCCCTCCTGCTCGCGCAGAGCCGCCGGGGCCAGGCCTTCTACCGGGCCGCCTTCTACGCCCCCTCGCTCATCGGCGCGAGCGTCTCCGTGGCCTTCGTCTGGCGCTCGATCTTCTCCGACAACGCCATCGTGGACCGCGCCCTGTCCATCGTCGGCATCCACGCCGGCGGCTGGGTCGGCAACCCCGACTGGATCCTGTACTGCCTGGTCGCGCTCACCGTGTGGCAGTTCGGCGCTCCCATGGTCATTTTCCTGGCCGGTCTCAAGCAGGTGCCGAGGGAGCTCTACGAGGCCGCCGAACTGGACGGCGCGGGGGCCCTGCGCAAGTTCTGGAGCATCACGCTCCCGATGATCTCCCCGGTGCTGTTCTTCAACGTCCTGCTGGAGACCATCCACTCGTTCCAGATCTTCGGCTCGGCCTACGTCGTCTCCAACACCTACTGCGGTCCGGCCGACGCCACGCTCGTCTACACCTGCTACCTCTACCAGCAGGGCTTCAAGAACGCCCAGATGGGCTTCGCCTCCGCGATGGCCTGGATGCTGCTGCTCGCCGTCGCCCTGGTGACCGCCGTCCTGTTCTGGTCGCAGAAGAAGTGGGTGCACTACGAGGAGGACGCCCGATGA
- a CDS encoding ABC transporter substrate-binding protein has translation MGTSRDVERRTILKAAGVTAATLGLAATTGCGGDSGTSADGTVTIRYSWWGADERAKKINQTIKLFEKKYPKIKVKTDFQDYVSFWEKFQTQASGGNPPDVFQNAVTFLRKYDKRSVLLDLKSQIDAGNLSLDNFRAGVTKVGEVDGKQLGVPVGSNTMALVIDKKVFRKAGVEPAAGWTWDDYFKALKTVYDKTKVPGDTGYFSIMYLYDLYLRQNGKAFYTKDGLGFDKADLTEWWQDGYNRTKAGIITSPKIVAQDRPKSSLSAGHGASEFTWDNFTVRYTAEGDSEYGLAPIPTTDGKHTGQYLASLMLSASARTQHPKEVAQFIDFMVHDPEVGRIMGYDRGILASTEQYDAFKPTDAVNKEIAQYEADTAKAGVLGTITPHPSGADTIEAAFLRIGGDLALGKSSVSAAVKQFFDESQAAFQA, from the coding sequence GTGGGAACCAGCAGGGATGTTGAGAGGCGTACGATCCTCAAGGCCGCGGGGGTCACCGCGGCCACGCTGGGGCTGGCCGCGACGACCGGGTGCGGAGGCGACAGCGGCACCTCGGCCGATGGAACGGTGACGATCCGTTACTCGTGGTGGGGTGCCGACGAGCGGGCCAAGAAGATCAACCAGACCATCAAGCTCTTCGAGAAGAAGTATCCGAAGATCAAGGTGAAGACGGACTTCCAGGACTACGTGTCTTTCTGGGAGAAGTTCCAGACGCAGGCCTCCGGCGGAAATCCCCCGGACGTTTTCCAAAACGCCGTCACATTCCTTCGCAAGTACGACAAGAGAAGTGTTCTGCTCGACCTGAAGTCGCAGATCGACGCGGGCAATCTCAGCCTCGACAACTTCCGTGCCGGCGTCACCAAGGTCGGTGAGGTCGACGGCAAGCAGCTCGGCGTCCCCGTCGGCTCCAACACCATGGCGCTGGTCATCGACAAGAAGGTCTTCCGCAAGGCGGGCGTCGAGCCGGCGGCCGGCTGGACCTGGGACGACTACTTCAAGGCCCTGAAGACCGTCTACGACAAGACCAAGGTCCCCGGGGACACCGGCTACTTCAGCATCATGTATCTGTACGACCTGTACCTGCGCCAGAACGGGAAGGCGTTCTACACCAAGGACGGACTCGGCTTCGACAAGGCCGACCTGACGGAGTGGTGGCAGGACGGCTACAACCGCACGAAGGCCGGCATCATCACCAGCCCGAAGATCGTCGCGCAGGACCGGCCCAAGTCATCCCTCTCCGCCGGGCACGGCGCCTCGGAGTTCACCTGGGACAACTTCACCGTCCGCTACACCGCCGAGGGCGACAGCGAGTACGGCCTCGCCCCGATCCCGACGACCGACGGCAAGCACACCGGCCAGTACCTCGCCTCCCTGATGCTGAGCGCCTCCGCGCGCACCCAGCACCCCAAGGAGGTCGCCCAGTTCATCGACTTCATGGTCCACGACCCCGAGGTCGGCAGGATCATGGGCTACGACCGGGGCATCCTCGCCTCCACCGAGCAGTACGACGCGTTCAAGCCGACGGACGCCGTCAACAAGGAGATCGCGCAGTACGAGGCCGACACCGCCAAGGCGGGCGTACTCGGCACGATCACCCCGCACCCCTCCGGCGCCGACACCATCGAGGCGGCCTTCCTGCGCATCGGCGGCGACCTCGCTCTCGGCAAGTCGTCGGTCTCCGCCGCGGTGAAGCAGTTCTTCGACGAGTCGCAGGCCGCCTTCCAGGCCTGA
- a CDS encoding TIGR02611 family protein yields MDTGSNRTGGAGGEVAVAPGEFEAGGTEAGDVRDEQGLGSRAPGFIKRRRALHLSWQVGVFVVGLAVVGAGIVMLPLPGPGWVVIFGGMAIWATEFVWAQLVLRWTKRKVTEAAQRALDPKVRRRNITLTAVGLVIVGVLVGVYLWKFGVVMPWKIEDQ; encoded by the coding sequence ATGGATACGGGGAGTAACCGGACAGGCGGTGCGGGCGGCGAGGTCGCCGTGGCGCCGGGCGAGTTCGAAGCGGGCGGCACCGAGGCGGGCGACGTGCGGGATGAGCAGGGGCTCGGATCCAGGGCGCCGGGGTTCATCAAGCGGCGCCGCGCACTGCATCTGAGCTGGCAGGTCGGCGTCTTCGTCGTCGGGCTCGCGGTCGTCGGCGCCGGCATCGTCATGCTGCCGCTGCCCGGTCCCGGCTGGGTCGTGATCTTCGGCGGCATGGCCATCTGGGCGACCGAGTTCGTCTGGGCCCAGCTGGTGCTCCGCTGGACCAAGCGCAAGGTCACGGAGGCGGCCCAGCGGGCCCTCGACCCCAAGGTGCGGCGGCGCAACATCACGCTGACCGCCGTGGGGCTCGTGATCGTCGGCGTGCTGGTCGGCGTCTACCTGTGGAAGTTCGGGGTCGTGATGCCCTGGAAGATCGAGGACCAGTGA
- a CDS encoding SsgA family sporulation/cell division regulator — protein sequence MNTTVSCELHLRLVVSSESSLPVPAGLRYDTADPYAVHATFHTGAEETVEWVFARDLLAEGLHRPTGTGDVRVWPSRSHGQGVVCIALSSPEGEALLEAPARALESFLKRTDAAVPPGTEHRHFDLDQELSHILAES from the coding sequence ATGAACACCACGGTCAGCTGCGAGCTGCACCTGCGCCTCGTTGTGTCGAGCGAGTCCTCCCTGCCTGTCCCCGCAGGACTGCGGTACGACACGGCCGACCCCTACGCCGTGCACGCCACCTTCCACACCGGAGCCGAGGAGACCGTCGAGTGGGTGTTCGCCCGCGACCTCCTCGCGGAGGGCCTGCACCGCCCGACCGGCACCGGCGACGTCCGTGTCTGGCCGTCACGCAGTCACGGTCAGGGCGTCGTGTGCATCGCCCTCAGCTCCCCGGAGGGCGAGGCCCTGCTGGAAGCCCCGGCGCGGGCGCTGGAGTCCTTCCTGAAGCGAACGGATGCCGCCGTGCCTCCCGGCACGGAACACCGGCACTTCGATCTCGATCAGGAGCTCTCGCACATCCTGGCGGAGAGCTAG
- a CDS encoding CGNR zinc finger domain-containing protein — protein sequence MLITHDTRCALDTVVDLVNTAPEDDTTPDALPDVPALEEFVRNHEISDVGVLSEFDLSAVRKIRGRFASVFASPDARSAAGLINELVAAAGTTPRLTDHDGYDWHVHYFAPGASVADHLAADCGMALAFFVVAGEQERLRRCEAPDCRRAFVDLSRNRSRRYCDSRTCGNRLHVAAYRARRKEAAG from the coding sequence GTGCTGATCACCCACGACACCCGGTGCGCCCTCGACACCGTGGTCGATCTGGTGAACACCGCGCCGGAGGACGACACGACGCCGGACGCGCTGCCGGACGTCCCGGCTCTCGAGGAGTTCGTACGAAACCACGAGATCAGCGATGTCGGCGTGCTGTCGGAGTTCGACCTGTCGGCGGTGCGCAAGATCCGCGGCCGGTTCGCCTCGGTGTTCGCCTCGCCCGACGCGCGGAGCGCCGCCGGGTTGATCAATGAGCTGGTTGCCGCGGCGGGCACTACTCCCCGTCTCACGGACCACGACGGCTACGACTGGCATGTGCACTACTTCGCGCCGGGCGCCTCCGTCGCCGACCACCTGGCGGCCGACTGCGGGATGGCTCTCGCGTTCTTCGTGGTGGCCGGGGAGCAGGAGCGGCTGCGCCGCTGCGAGGCGCCGGACTGCCGGCGTGCCTTCGTCGATCTGTCCCGGAACCGGTCGCGGCGGTACTGCGACAGCCGCACCTGCGGCAACCGCCTGCATGTGGCCGCGTACCGGGCACGGCGCAAGGAGGCCGCGGGCTGA
- a CDS encoding DsbA family protein yields the protein MSDSSPAPVLDVWCELQCPDCRSALDDLRALRARYGDRLELRLRHFPLEKHKHAFAAAQAAEEALEQGKGWEYVEAVLGRVEELDRAGESFLVEVARELGLDAEEFDTALIDGRHILIVDADQAEGKAIGVTGTPTYVIDGERLDGGKSQEGLRERIEEIADRLLAANP from the coding sequence ATGAGCGACTCCTCCCCCGCCCCCGTCCTCGACGTCTGGTGCGAACTCCAGTGCCCCGACTGCCGAAGCGCCCTGGACGACCTGCGTGCCCTGCGCGCCCGTTACGGCGACCGGCTGGAGCTGCGCCTGCGCCACTTCCCGCTGGAGAAGCACAAGCACGCCTTCGCCGCCGCGCAGGCCGCCGAGGAGGCACTGGAGCAGGGCAAGGGCTGGGAGTACGTGGAGGCCGTGCTGGGCCGGGTCGAGGAGCTGGACCGTGCGGGCGAGTCATTCCTCGTCGAGGTCGCCCGGGAACTCGGTCTCGACGCCGAGGAGTTCGACACCGCGCTGATCGACGGCCGGCACATCCTGATCGTCGACGCCGACCAGGCCGAGGGCAAGGCGATCGGCGTCACCGGCACTCCGACGTATGTGATCGACGGGGAGCGCCTGGACGGCGGCAAGAGCCAGGAGGGCCTGCGCGAGCGGATCGAGGAGATCGCGGACCGGCTGCTCGCCGCAAACCCGTGA
- a CDS encoding GNAT family N-acetyltransferase encodes MTTTLRPTEPLQRAADGALSRHYQVCVNGRPVGTVHLATNPAFGESVAQILDLSIEEPDRRRGRGTVAALAAEEVLRGWGCKRVEVSVPAGAEAALRLAHTLGYVVRNRHMEKPLGPTAPDLPAGSRGRPMTPEEFGPWQEQDKESYAQSWIERGVPEAEARAKAERDHTLALPDGPATQGMDLSVLEHEGEAVGVLWTGSRDGKAFVYKVETDANHRGRGHGRTLMLLAEAQSVAAGRPAIQLNVFAGNTPAERLYESLGYETITYHLYKDLL; translated from the coding sequence ATGACGACGACCCTGCGGCCGACCGAGCCGCTCCAACGTGCCGCCGACGGGGCGCTGTCGCGCCACTACCAGGTGTGCGTGAACGGCCGCCCCGTGGGCACGGTGCACCTCGCCACGAATCCCGCATTCGGCGAATCGGTGGCCCAGATCCTGGACCTGAGCATCGAGGAACCGGACCGCCGGCGCGGCCGGGGCACGGTCGCCGCGCTCGCCGCCGAAGAGGTGTTGCGCGGCTGGGGCTGCAAAAGGGTCGAGGTGTCGGTGCCGGCCGGCGCCGAGGCGGCACTCCGGCTGGCGCACACCCTCGGCTACGTCGTCCGCAACCGTCACATGGAGAAACCGCTCGGCCCCACCGCACCCGACCTGCCCGCGGGCAGCCGGGGCCGGCCCATGACTCCGGAGGAGTTCGGGCCCTGGCAGGAGCAGGACAAGGAAAGCTACGCCCAGAGCTGGATCGAGCGCGGGGTGCCCGAGGCGGAAGCCCGTGCCAAGGCCGAGCGGGACCATACCCTCGCCCTGCCGGACGGGCCGGCCACCCAGGGAATGGATCTGAGCGTCCTGGAGCACGAGGGGGAAGCGGTCGGCGTCCTGTGGACGGGCTCCCGCGACGGCAAGGCCTTCGTCTACAAGGTGGAGACCGACGCGAACCACCGCGGCCGGGGCCACGGACGCACACTGATGCTTCTCGCGGAGGCCCAGAGTGTGGCCGCCGGCCGCCCCGCCATCCAGCTGAACGTCTTCGCGGGCAACACCCCCGCCGAGCGGCTCTACGAGTCACTCGGCTACGAGACGATCACCTACCACCTGTACAAGGACCTGCTCTAG
- a CDS encoding aminotransferase class IV — translation MKIWLDGALRDIESARVSVFDHGLTVGDGIFETVKAVDGKPFALTRHLDRLTRSARGLGLPDPDHDEVRRACAAVLEANPMPLGRLRITYTGGHGPLGSDRGEHGPTLVVALGETTRRPDSTAVITVPWTRNERGALTGLKTTSYAENVVALARAHEHGASEALFANTVGQLCEGTGSNVFVVLDGEIHTPPLASGCLAGITRALAIEWTGAVESELPLDVLERADEIFLTSTLRDIQAVHRVDDREPPGAPGPVTAKAMRIFDERSGADQDP, via the coding sequence GTGAAGATCTGGCTCGACGGCGCGCTCAGGGACATCGAATCCGCCCGCGTCTCCGTCTTCGACCACGGACTGACCGTGGGCGACGGCATCTTCGAGACGGTGAAGGCGGTCGACGGGAAGCCGTTCGCGCTCACCCGCCATCTCGACCGGCTGACCCGCTCCGCACGAGGTCTCGGTCTGCCCGACCCCGACCACGACGAGGTGCGCCGCGCCTGCGCCGCCGTCCTCGAGGCCAATCCGATGCCGCTCGGCAGGCTGCGCATCACCTACACCGGCGGCCACGGCCCCCTCGGTTCCGACCGCGGCGAGCACGGCCCCACCCTCGTCGTCGCGCTCGGCGAGACCACCCGCCGCCCCGACTCCACGGCCGTGATCACCGTGCCCTGGACGCGCAACGAACGGGGCGCGCTGACCGGCCTGAAGACGACCTCGTACGCCGAGAACGTGGTCGCGCTCGCCCGCGCCCATGAACACGGCGCCTCCGAGGCCCTGTTCGCCAACACCGTCGGGCAGCTCTGCGAGGGCACGGGATCGAATGTCTTCGTCGTCCTCGACGGCGAGATCCACACCCCGCCGCTCGCCTCCGGCTGCCTCGCGGGCATCACGCGCGCGTTGGCGATCGAGTGGACCGGCGCCGTGGAGAGCGAGCTGCCCCTGGACGTGCTGGAGCGGGCCGACGAGATCTTCCTCACCTCTACCCTGCGCGACATCCAGGCCGTCCACCGCGTCGACGACCGTGAACCGCCCGGCGCGCCCGGCCCGGTGACCGCCAAGGCCATGCGGATCTTCGACGAGCGGTCGGGAGCCGACCAAGATCCGTGA
- a CDS encoding chorismate-binding protein, protein MHDLPPLARFGTRVATGLRDVTADPAALDSAGFWAVVADFEGRLTCARFDDVRQEPVPAPVPGRWRGPAAGDWSSSLDRAAYTAGVRRIREHIAAGEVYQANLCRVLAAPLAPGADVDDLTALLARGNPAPYAGTVRLPGHGVEIATASPELFLRRRGRVVESGPIKGTGRTEADLLEKDYAENVMIVDLVRNDIGRVCSTGSVTVPDLCAVEKHPGLVHLVSTVRGELRDGAGWPELLDAAFPPGSVTGAPKSSALRIIDALEPAPRGPYCGGIGWVDADRGTGELAVGIRTFWIDRTAEGQAELRFGTGAGITWGSDPEAEWRETELKAARLLAVASGTYEVSGEGITT, encoded by the coding sequence GTGCACGACCTCCCTCCTCTCGCCCGCTTCGGCACGCGCGTCGCCACCGGCCTTCGCGACGTCACCGCCGATCCCGCCGCCCTGGACTCCGCCGGTTTCTGGGCCGTCGTCGCGGACTTCGAGGGCCGCCTGACCTGCGCCCGCTTCGACGACGTACGACAGGAGCCGGTGCCCGCGCCGGTTCCGGGACGCTGGCGGGGGCCGGCGGCCGGCGACTGGTCGTCGTCCCTCGACCGCGCCGCGTACACGGCCGGTGTGCGCCGGATCCGTGAGCACATCGCGGCGGGCGAGGTCTACCAGGCGAACCTGTGCCGGGTGCTCGCCGCCCCCTTGGCCCCCGGGGCCGATGTCGACGACCTCACGGCGCTGCTCGCGCGTGGCAACCCGGCGCCGTATGCGGGAACGGTCCGGCTGCCGGGGCACGGCGTCGAGATAGCCACCGCCTCGCCGGAGCTCTTCCTCCGCCGCCGGGGCCGGGTCGTGGAGTCGGGGCCGATCAAGGGCACCGGCCGCACGGAGGCCGACCTGCTGGAGAAGGACTACGCCGAGAACGTGATGATCGTCGACCTGGTCCGCAACGACATCGGCCGCGTCTGCTCCACCGGCAGCGTCACCGTCCCCGACCTGTGCGCCGTGGAGAAACACCCCGGCTTGGTCCACCTCGTCTCGACGGTCCGCGGCGAGCTGCGCGACGGCGCCGGCTGGCCCGAGCTGCTGGATGCCGCCTTCCCGCCCGGGTCCGTCACCGGCGCGCCCAAGTCCAGCGCGCTGCGGATCATCGACGCCCTGGAGCCCGCACCCCGGGGCCCGTACTGCGGGGGCATCGGCTGGGTGGACGCCGACCGCGGAACCGGCGAGCTGGCGGTCGGCATCCGCACGTTCTGGATCGACCGGACCGCAGAGGGCCAGGCCGAGCTGCGCTTCGGCACCGGCGCCGGCATCACCTGGGGCTCCGACCCGGAGGCGGAGTGGCGGGAGACCGAGCTGAAGGCGGCCCGACTGCTCGCGGTAGCGTCGGGGACGTACGAGGTGAGTGGAGAGGGAATCACGACGTGA